The sequence TCTCCGTCCCTTTCTACTTCTTCTCTGACGCCATCTCTCTTTGATACAGCGTGCCAAACACTCTGCACTATTATCACAGCTTGTTTCGATATCTTGCCTTGACTCCGCATATCCAGCTCCCCTTAGCCTTGCAGCCTCTGCTAGAAGGTCAGTTATCAGCGTCTCAGTAGTTCTTGCAGTGATCCCCCTCAAATACCATGAGAAAGGTGGTGGTGGGACAAGCGCTGGCTGGATCAGTTGATCCAAGCTCACAAAGGATCCCACTCTCCCCTTGCTCCCAGTGCACAAATCATAGTCGGCCCATGTTTTTGACTTGGTAGGAAGGCAAATTTGTTCATCAACAAACAGTGGCTCTACTTTCCAACAACCCTCAAATTTTTTCATAAATCCTGATTTACCTTGCTTGAATCTCACCTGCCCTCAGAAAACCATGAAACAAATCACATAAGCATGGCATTTTTAGGTGGCTATAGCTCTGAAAACCTTTTTTCTTTACTACAATAATGACGGTTTTAGCATTCTGAACAATTTTGGTGGGTCGAACCAAAGTTTTCTTACCGTATGATCTTCCCGGTTTTGATCAACTAAGACATGCACAGATATAGTCCCGGACCACCAAAGGAATCTCCATATTGCAGCTTGCTCCACCTCAACCACCTGCCTTAAGCCTTCATCAACCAAGACCTTTCTGGATATCACTTCCTGACAAAAGGTGTGAGTTAAAATGTTTGCTGTCCAGTCATGAAGATCAAGGATGCATGGATGTCTGTAATTAGAAGCTTTACCAGCATCATTTCTTAAATTGAAAGCGCATTTCTGGAATACTAGTAAGGCTAAGAGATTGAAGACTTGCAGGCCTAGACCCACATGTCAAACTCCATTCCAGGGACTTACTGCAGTTTAGCCTTATCTACTAGAATTTACTTGCACAAggacaagattttttttttttttttttttttttataaaaaagaatGGCATTGGCAGCACCACATGCATAATCATATACAGTACCCCCTCCAAGCTAAGTTTTGATACGTGCATGGCACAATCTAAAATCTACATCAACAATTATCAGCATCACACAGATCGAAAAATTTCTTTAAATTGTGCTTTTCTGGCTTTGCAGAATTGGGCCCTCTAATTATAGTGGAGGTCTGCTAGTTAAACCAAGAAGTGGCAATGCAGAGATCGGTTCTAAGCCCAAGAAGGGCAGAGAATTGATAATAACTGATTATGGATAAGCCAAGGAAAGACAGAAGTTTGATTTTGCTATGCTTATGACACTCCCCGCCACAAGCATGTTCAACATGGACAAGCAATTCTTCACACAAGATGACTTCAATTTAGATGAATTTATTGAAAGGAATATAGAGTTACAAATAAAAAACTAATCTGGCTCTAAAACATGGACCCGTGATGGTAAACATGCATCCTGATAGGAAAACTGGCCACCTTACTACTTCCCTAGCAAGGAATTATGAAATATTTGGTATGCATAAGAAAATGGGTAAAACAAATTCCCTCACAGGCCACATCCCTAGGCTCATCCTAAAAAGAGATG is a genomic window of Phoenix dactylifera cultivar Barhee BC4 chromosome 4, palm_55x_up_171113_PBpolish2nd_filt_p, whole genome shotgun sequence containing:
- the LOC103723369 gene encoding uncharacterized protein LOC103723369 isoform X1; amino-acid sequence: MLPFSQALMDDNKVGTSFDNHAGKREGRKSTLNPAFDFFVQMPQKIQNCLKTHLKHISKNEQKFDIAKPLMLTEKEPCTALDVNLDKQLEAWRENPKWIDPPPEIKVSVPKGSLCKLHVKFKVGLPPDAIYNIIVDPDNKRVFKNIKEVISRKVLVDEGLRQVVEVEQAAIWRFLWWSGTISVHVLVDQNREDHTVRFKQGKSGFMKKFEGCWKVEPLFVDEQICLPTKSKTWADYDLCTGSKGRVGSFVSLDQLIQPALVPPPPFSWYLRGITARTTETLITDLLAEAARLRGAGYAESRQDIETSCDNSAECLARCIKERWRQRRSRKGRRSRRALLVH
- the LOC103723369 gene encoding uncharacterized protein LOC103723369 isoform X2, translating into MDDNKVGTSFDNHAGKREGRKSTLNPAFDFFVQMPQKIQNCLKTHLKHISKNEQKFDIAKPLMLTEKEPCTALDVNLDKQLEAWRENPKWIDPPPEIKVSVPKGSLCKLHVKFKVGLPPDAIYNIIVDPDNKRVFKNIKEVISRKVLVDEGLRQVVEVEQAAIWRFLWWSGTISVHVLVDQNREDHTVRFKQGKSGFMKKFEGCWKVEPLFVDEQICLPTKSKTWADYDLCTGSKGRVGSFVSLDQLIQPALVPPPPFSWYLRGITARTTETLITDLLAEAARLRGAGYAESRQDIETSCDNSAECLARCIKERWRQRRSRKGRRSRRALLVH